In Deltaproteobacteria bacterium, a single window of DNA contains:
- a CDS encoding VCBS repeat-containing protein: protein MHAHSGWALFHPDFPAPVPRLLQLIGLFTPEVGRRTELIVDHLVRGSSLYHNNGDGTFTDVSDAAGVRDAQWGWAAAFLDYDNDGRLDLYSVNGFISGPILDDV, encoded by the coding sequence ATGCACGCCCACTCTGGCTGGGCGCTCTTCCACCCGGACTTTCCGGCGCCCGTGCCCCGCCTCCTGCAGCTGATCGGCCTCTTCACGCCGGAGGTCGGGCGTCGCACGGAGCTGATCGTCGACCATCTCGTCCGCGGCAGCTCCCTCTACCACAACAACGGCGACGGGACCTTCACCGACGTCAGCGACGCCGCGGGCGTGCGGGACGCGCAGTGGGGCTGGGCAGCCGCCTTCCTCGATTACGACAACGACGGGCGGCTCGACCTCTACAGCGTGAACGGCTTCATCTCGGGGCCGATCCTGGACGACGTCTGA
- a CDS encoding phenylacetate--CoA ligase family protein, whose protein sequence is MPRRASRSRAFKKEGRCRCRAELRGSMTVLRVVSQSAEATADGAASANNSAAAAAGGTAHVYAGGSRAVNCRLDSSTLSSAGCAPVTQSPRAPEAQDDLLAALDATIARARRSELYRERLAGVRVRTLADVAAIPLTTRADLQQAGVNGTRAAPLAAICHYGESSGTSGASNSVWLTPGDLDRSAQAMRAAHPDVFAPGRVILNRFPFMAAPAHLMQLIAQSGGGVAVPAGNINWDVPFPRALELAQRTGACVLAALPLEPVVLGALARARGLDPARDLGFDALFLGGAPLPPALQARLARDWGARVIELYGSTETMLLGTSCTAGALHLETTLAHCEVIVPETGEPAPPGGEGRLVVTTLSLEGSPLVRFDTGDVVRQSRVPCRCGSLRPSLTVLGRADERLDLAGHRLYPYELIDAGAAAADALASAIFFIAVLPDRVLVRIEGLQAVADPVAAFRARLPGVVVEVEEVGPNELLDVEMLSRSPRVYKPIVLADWRRPGRKVLTVVEGMMEWPRPGWAESRRWLTRKLRTARRRRRLAREVRLAARAER, encoded by the coding sequence ATGCCGAGGAGGGCGTCGAGGTCGCGCGCCTTCAAGAAGGAGGGCAGGTGTCGGTGCAGAGCGGAGTTGAGGGGATCGATGACCGTCCTGCGCGTCGTCTCCCAATCGGCAGAGGCGACAGCGGACGGGGCGGCCAGCGCCAACAATAGCGCAGCGGCTGCCGCAGGCGGCACCGCGCACGTCTACGCGGGCGGGTCGCGCGCTGTCAATTGCCGGCTTGACTCGTCGACGCTATCCAGCGCAGGGTGCGCGCCAGTGACACAGTCCCCTCGCGCTCCCGAGGCGCAGGACGACCTTCTCGCCGCCCTCGACGCGACCATCGCGCGCGCTCGCAGGAGCGAGCTCTATCGCGAGCGGCTCGCGGGGGTCCGGGTGCGGACGCTCGCCGACGTCGCCGCGATCCCGCTCACCACCCGCGCCGACCTCCAGCAGGCGGGCGTCAACGGCACGCGCGCGGCGCCGCTCGCGGCGATCTGCCACTACGGCGAGTCGTCCGGCACGAGCGGCGCCTCGAACTCGGTGTGGCTGACGCCGGGCGATCTCGACCGGTCCGCGCAGGCGATGCGCGCCGCGCATCCCGACGTCTTTGCACCGGGCCGCGTCATCCTCAACCGCTTCCCGTTCATGGCGGCGCCGGCGCATCTCATGCAGCTGATCGCGCAGTCGGGCGGCGGCGTCGCCGTGCCGGCCGGCAACATCAACTGGGACGTGCCGTTCCCCCGTGCGCTCGAGCTGGCCCAGCGGACCGGGGCCTGCGTGCTCGCCGCCCTCCCGCTCGAGCCCGTGGTGCTCGGGGCCCTGGCCCGCGCTCGCGGCCTCGACCCAGCCAGGGACCTCGGTTTCGACGCGCTTTTCCTGGGCGGAGCGCCGCTGCCGCCGGCGCTGCAGGCGCGTCTGGCGCGTGACTGGGGTGCGCGCGTGATCGAGCTGTACGGCTCGACGGAGACCATGCTGCTCGGCACCTCGTGCACGGCGGGGGCGCTGCACCTGGAAACCACACTCGCCCACTGCGAGGTAATCGTGCCGGAGACGGGCGAGCCCGCGCCACCGGGCGGCGAGGGCCGGCTCGTCGTCACCACGCTGAGCCTCGAGGGGAGCCCTCTAGTGCGCTTCGACACCGGCGACGTCGTCCGGCAGAGCCGTGTGCCCTGTCGGTGCGGGAGCCTACGTCCGTCGCTCACCGTGCTTGGACGCGCGGACGAGCGCCTGGATCTGGCGGGCCACCGGCTCTATCCCTACGAGCTGATCGACGCGGGCGCCGCCGCGGCCGACGCCCTCGCGAGTGCCATCTTCTTCATCGCCGTTCTGCCCGACCGGGTCCTCGTGCGCATCGAGGGGCTCCAGGCGGTGGCCGACCCGGTGGCGGCGTTCCGCGCGCGCCTGCCGGGCGTCGTGGTCGAGGTCGAGGAGGTCGGACCGAACGAGCTGCTCGACGTCGAGATGCTGTCCCGCAGCCCGCGCGTCTACAAGCCGATCGTCCTCGCCGACTGGCGCCGGCCCGGGCGGAAGGTCCTCACCGTGGTCGAAGGCATGATGGAGTGGCCGCGCCCGGGCTGGGCGGAGAGCAGGCGCTGGCTCACGCGCAAGCTGCGCACGGCGAGACGACGGCGCCGCCTCGCGCGCGAGGTGCGTTTGGCCGCGCGCGCGGAGCGCTGA
- a CDS encoding VCBS repeat-containing protein: MPPAAAAALLLALAAPSAVASADWETTRRTVIDPLNSALHRHLPSFLKARDLDALLGIYATDTGTGVSWDHPVAVYGEQEEETLEWRETAGSETIRERYARLLGLFADIERAELRIDRVAWTAPSTNGFPASVRLIVRGRRRDGARCQLEQRARLAVAERHGQWRITREEVTARRLVARRNPRFARATPQAGIANVHTNLASPPFHLFGGTESPVRASSGVAVADIDRDGCEDAFLAGSPDAALYRNNCDGTFTDVTEAWGLPRPYPAAATGAVFFDYDNDGWPDLYVSAITGGDRLFHNTGTGRFVDVSAAVRIPAGRWASMPTVADYDRDGYLDIYIVRMGDHEHGAPRPNYDARNGVPNTLLHNDRDGTFTDVTDRARVGHPGWDLAAAWADYDDDGWPDLYVANEFGGNALYRNNGDGTFSERAAAAGVVDGGASMGVAWGDYDRDGRLXSSSPTCTPTLAGRSSTRTFRRPCPASCS; this comes from the coding sequence GTGCCGCCTGCGGCAGCCGCTGCGCTATTGTTGGCGCTGGCCGCCCCGTCCGCTGTCGCCTCTGCCGATTGGGAGACGACGCGCAGGACGGTCATCGATCCCCTCAACTCCGCTCTGCACCGACACCTGCCCTCCTTCTTGAAGGCGCGCGACCTCGACGCCCTCCTCGGCATCTACGCCACGGACACCGGCACCGGCGTGAGCTGGGACCATCCGGTAGCCGTGTACGGCGAGCAGGAGGAGGAGACGCTGGAGTGGCGCGAGACGGCGGGCTCCGAGACGATCCGCGAACGATACGCGCGCCTGCTCGGTCTGTTCGCCGACATCGAGCGCGCCGAGCTGCGCATCGACCGGGTGGCCTGGACCGCTCCCTCGACCAACGGCTTCCCCGCGTCGGTCCGCCTCATCGTCCGCGGCAGGCGTCGGGATGGCGCCCGCTGCCAGCTCGAGCAGCGCGCGCGGCTCGCGGTGGCCGAGCGCCACGGCCAGTGGCGGATCACGCGCGAGGAGGTGACCGCGCGCCGGCTCGTCGCCCGCCGGAACCCGCGCTTCGCGCGCGCCACCCCGCAGGCCGGCATCGCCAACGTCCACACGAACCTCGCCTCGCCACCGTTCCACCTCTTCGGAGGTACGGAGAGTCCCGTCCGCGCGAGCTCGGGCGTGGCGGTCGCCGACATCGACCGCGACGGGTGCGAGGACGCTTTCCTGGCGGGAAGCCCCGACGCCGCGCTCTACCGCAACAACTGCGACGGAACCTTCACGGACGTGACCGAGGCGTGGGGCCTCCCGCGGCCATACCCCGCGGCCGCCACCGGGGCCGTCTTCTTCGACTACGACAACGACGGGTGGCCCGACCTCTACGTCAGCGCGATCACGGGCGGCGATCGCCTCTTTCACAATACCGGCACGGGCCGGTTCGTCGACGTGTCGGCGGCCGTCCGCATTCCCGCCGGTCGCTGGGCGAGCATGCCGACCGTCGCCGACTACGACCGCGACGGCTACCTCGACATCTACATCGTCCGCATGGGCGACCACGAGCACGGGGCGCCGCGGCCCAACTACGACGCCCGCAACGGCGTCCCGAACACGTTGCTGCACAACGACCGCGACGGCACCTTCACCGACGTCACCGACCGCGCGCGCGTCGGCCACCCGGGCTGGGACCTGGCCGCCGCCTGGGCAGACTACGACGACGACGGCTGGCCCGATCTCTACGTCGCGAACGAGTTCGGCGGCAACGCGCTCTACCGGAACAACGGAGACGGTACCTTCAGCGAGCGGGCGGCTGCGGCGGGCGTCGTCGACGGCGGCGCCAGCATGGGCGTGGCGTGGGGTGATTACGACCGCGACGGGCGGCTCNTCTCTTCGTCTCCAACATGCACGCCCACTCTGGCTGGGCGCTCTTCCACCCGGACTTTCCGGCGCCCGTGCCCCGCCTCCTGCAGCTGA